One Solanum pennellii chromosome 10, SPENNV200 genomic region harbors:
- the LOC107001751 gene encoding hyoscyamine 6-dioxygenase-like, whose protein sequence is MANHMISSKLNAVPPTYVLPMHERPLDPVPIDKEIPVIDLGEERAVVTQQLVKALEQYGFFQVINHGIPDDLMDEAMEVYEEFFNLPVKEKENYAEKEETLYTNNPKHHASKEHKYWKEVLEHNCNIDGQDKQTWPSNPPTFREVIGAYSSEVRKLSMIIFDLVSEGLGLEAGYFGKGHGQRMFVDHYPICPDPSSTLGTGGHCDPNLITICQQQVYGLQILKNDEWIGVEPLPHAFVVNFGLPITVMTNGKLKSVAHRVVTNTTQARTAIGTYFCPANVVEPAKSFVGPENPPLFKPFKWGTEFLPHYFKNRAVYHAALETCKINA, encoded by the exons atGGCAAACCACATGATCTCTAGTAAATTAAATGCAGTTCCTCCAACTTATGTTTTACCAATGCATGAAAGGCCACTAGATCCAGTTCCCATTGACAAAGAAATTCCAGTAATTGATTTGGGCGAAGAACGAGCTGTTGTCACTCAACAACTTGTGAAAGCTTTGGAACAATATGGCTTTTTTCAG GTAATTAATCACGGGATACCAGATGATTTAATGGACGAGGCAATGGAAGTCTACGAAGAGTTTTTCAATTTGCCagtgaaagagaaagaaaattatgcagaaaaagaagaaacactCTACACCAACAATCCAAAGCATCATGCTTCAAAGGAGCATAAATACTGGAAGGAAGTCTTGGAACACAACTGCAATATTGATGGGCAAGATAAACAAACTTGGCCAAGTAACCCTCCAACATTTAG GGAGGTTATTGGTGCATATTCGTCTGAAGTTAGAAAGTTGAGCATGATAATATTCGATTTGGTAAGCGAAGGACTAGGCTTGGAGGCTGGGTACTTTGGCAAAGGTCATGGGCAGAGAATGTTTGTCGATCACTATCCAATATGCCCAGATCCAAGTTCAACTTTGGGAACTGGTGGACATTGTGATCCTAATCTCATAACCATTTGCCAACAACAAGTATATGGCCTTCAAATACTCAAGAATGATGAATGGATTGGTGTGGAACCTCTACCACATGCATTTGTTGTTAATTTTGGTCTCCCAATAACG GTAATGACCAATGGAAAGTTGAAAAGTGTTGCACATCGAGTGGTGACAAATACAACTCAAGCACGTACCGCCATCGGTACTTATTTTTGTCCAGCAAATGTGGTTGAGCCAGCAAAATCATTTGTTGGTCCGGAGAATCCACCACTGTTCAAACCCTTCAAATGGGGCACTGAGTTTTTGCCACATTACTTCAAAAACAGAGCAGTATACCACGCAGCATTGGAGACTTGCAAAATCAATGCTTAA